The DNA window AATTAAACTTTACTTGAACAAGGGTCAGACAACAAATAGGAATGGTCGGTATAAGTAGGCGTGTTAGTCCACCTGGCTGATCGTAGCCTGCCGTGCGTTCGGAGTTCAGATCACCGGCGCTGCCTGGAAAGTCACATACCAGTACAGAATAGTACTCCGGTAGCTGGTATACCGTACGATACCGTCTACGGAGTGGACTATTCCATgtctccgtcaaaaaaaaaaaaaaacgcgtaCCTATCGTAGATCCTGGCTGATTCGGCCAGTGAAGCCCCCAAAAAACCGAGACGTTTACGACGGCTTCGCGTACGCGCCGGAGAGACGGGCTCCACACCACACCACCGCCCACCGCGTCACGCCGTCGCGTGAGATTGGCTTACATTCCCTGGCCGCCGCACGACTGACGCCCGTGCCGTGCAGCAGCGTGCGCTTCCGCGACGACAAGGGCTCACGCGCGGGGAGCTGGGGAGGCAGGTGGAACCAACGAACCTGCATGCAGGGGGGTTGTGGTCGATCGATCCGCCACCCGCGTGCGGtgccgcaccgccgccacgaGGCCGTTGATAGAGATATGGCCCGCGCGTTGCTACGAACGTTTGCCGTGCCGGTGCCCCGCTGCGGCGTGTTGGCCGCGGCTAGCTCTGCCTGGCGACGCGCACGCACGCATACGCAGACGCAGGCCGAAATAACGTGCAACCGCACGCAAAAGCGACGGTGAAACGGTAACAAGCTAGGCCCCAGACCGGGACCGGACGACGTACGGGTGGATGGAAGCAGCGCCAGCGAGCGAAGCACACGCTTTTCCCCTCCTCTGAAACGCTACGCGTCAATGTAGTCATCAAAGtctatcgatcgatcgggaTAACATAAGGTAAggtcattcccaacccaatgaatgatgtccatagtattaaataaactaccacctaaaataaaaaatgatgtggcaagtgaataaatgagaaaagagaagaaaagagaagaaaaccatatCTTGCATGTCatagtttctacacaacatccaagacatcatgtgagataagtagcattaaatttaagtatggaatagtggtgtttgtatTGGAAGTATAATGTCTCGTACTAGTTTCtcgatgatgtggagtttataaaAATCATATCTTTGTCTTGGGTTAGTAATGGCATAAGATCGAGTAGGACGAATACCGGTGTCCCACCTAGCAAACAGCGACGCTACCGCGCCAACGACAGCGTACTACGTACCGGGCGGTTCAGGGCTTCAGGCTGCAGTGCAAGCCTATCGAGAGCTAATTTGCCCGAGACTTGGTCGTTCAACTCCAACGACTGTAGTAGAGCTGATAGCCGGGCCCCGCTACAAGGGcgggaagcagaagaagaagaagtccGCGGCGAGATGTCACGGCGGCTGGGACGACTAAATATCGCCGGTTCACTTCAAAGTCTCGGAAATTTGTCTACTTCCTCTCGCCCTGGCCTCCCTTGCAGCGATATCGTCCACAGGCTAGGCACGAAACTTCAGCAACGCGATCAATCGATAGATTTCCGTGCAATACATAAGCAGGCGACTACTTTCCGCAGCTTAGCCGCCCTCTCGAGCTCGTGCAAACCTACCCCAGAGGAGTTAATTATAGATAGTTAACTCGTGCTGCTTGCTAGCTGATCATCAGTTGATGCCGGCGATGGGGTTGTGGGAGAGCGTGAGGAGCTTGTTCGGGGAGGGAGGCAACGGCTGCCTACCTCGGATTGGGAAGAAAGAGTCCGAGGATCTTTACTCTTATCCAGTGGATCATGGtatgtaattttgtttttgtctctctgtgtgtgttgttgttgtttcttTCTCCATTTTGTTGACAATTGGACCACGTTGCTTTTGGTGCTGAATTCTCAACTGTTTCTCTACTCCGGTTAGCTGTAATTTGATTAGCTCAATTCTGGGATTCTCATCGTGTCTGTCAGCAGGTAGACAGGCCCTCGATATAATCTTTTGCGTTCTTGTGTTCTTTCTAGCTCTGCTTTGATAAGTGATAGTCGACAGTGATTAAACAGGAGACAATCGAGCATTTCTACTAGCATGCGTGAAGGATTAACAGCGAAATCTTTGCTTTTTTCCACTGTGTTCAGAGAAACGGAAAGGAGCGGACCGTGCggccgcggaggaggtggtgacgGTGGAGGTGCCGGAGGTGCCCGTGCGCGAGCTCAACGAGATCACCAACTCCTTCTCGAACGAGAACCTCATCGGGCAGGGCTCCTACGCGAAGGTGTACAGGGTCCTCATGCGCGGCGCGAGGCCCGCCGTCGTCAAGAAGCTCGAGAAGCCGTCCAAGCACGCGTCCAACGTCGTCTTCCTCAAGCAGGTGCGTAGCTCTTCTCGGTGCTTTTTACCAATGCTCACTCTGCTACTACTTACCATATATATCTGCAGCTGTCGGTGGCGTCGCGGCTGAAGCACGAGAACTTCGTCAGGCTGCTGGGGTACACGATCAGCGGCGACCTCCGCGTGCTGGTCTACGAGTACGCCGCCATGGGCACCCTCCACGACGTCCTGCACGGTACAATCTCTACTTCTAAGGATCAGTCACtccctctcattttttttttacaaccaCGCTTGCCGAACTGCTAGACGGTGTGATCAGCCTGGGACTGAACCATTGGTGTGTCGTCGTGTGCAGGGCCGAGGGACGGACAGGGGTGGGGCGGGGAGGCGAAGGCGGTGGTGAGCTGGGAGCAGCGGGTGCGGATCGCGCTGGACGCGGCGCGCGGGCTGGAGTACCTGCACGAGAAGGTGCAGCCGGCGGTGACGCACAAGGACGTGCGTTCCACCAACGTGCTGCTGTTCGAGGGGTTCAGGGCCAAGATCGCCGACTACAACATGTTCAGCCAGGCCGCCGACATGGCTCGCCTCAACCGCTCCACTCACACCCTCGGCTCCTTCGGATACCAGGCGCCGGAGTACGTGcacgcacgcacacacacaAGCCCAGCTGATCTCTGTCTGGCCATGGCTGATCGATCTCGTCATGGCTTTCTTGTTGTTGGATTGGGTCGTCGAACGATTTTGCTGAAATTTTCGTTGGTTTGGGAATGTTCCAGGTATGCCATGACTGGTCAGATGAACGATAAGAGCGATGTTTACAGTTTTGGGATTGTTCTGCTGGAGCTCTTGACGGGGAGGAAGCCGCTGGACCGGACGTTGCCGCAGGGTCAGAGAAGCCTGGTTAACTGGGtaagcatttttcttttctggttttcacatttccttttctttgtcTTAATCACTGCATTTCCCTCTCAGTTGTACCAGCTAACCCAAAGAACATTAATATATTGGTCACCTACCTCGTCTATTTTCATCCTTGGTCTTCCTTTCTCACCTAAGAAGCAGCTGAAAAGCTTTTTAGTGAAAGATTTATCTGATAGCTAAGCTGTGGAATACCGAACACGTACTTATCAATTATCAAACTGCAATTCGTCTGCCAAATTTCAATAAACCTCAAACCAGAAGCTTCTAGCCCCTTGATTAAAATTTTATGGAGGTCACTTTCCAAAGGCGATAAGACAGTAGGAGATGCATTTGTGCTATGACGCAAGAAACAAATTGCATCCGTTTCTTTCCTAAATAAACAACACAATCCaacgaaaacaaaaacaatggcAGTACGATCATAGTACTAGTATATCTTGAAACAAAGATGATGCTATCACACAATGTTCAGACTCTGACCTGGCGTATCTCCTGCCCCATTTGATATGCTAGGCAACTCCAATTTTGACTGAAGACAGGGTCCAGGACTGCATCGACCCCAATCTTGGCGACAAGTATCCTCCTACCGGAGCTCTCAAGGTTTCTCTCTTAACTATTCACCTGCATTGCATTTTTGCACCCAACCATTACCATCTCTATCTATGTATCTCTAGTAGGTTTCTACTTCTAACCGTCAGGGTGTGGCAATGTCACAATGCAGCTGGGGAGAATCGCGGTGCAGTGCCTGCAGTACGACCCTACGTTCCGGCCATCGATGGGCACCGTTGCCCGCGTCATCAACTACGCCGTCGTGCGAGACCAGCAAGGCGTGGTCTGATGATCCacgaggattttttttttttttttgcagttgtTCATTTTGATTTGTTCGCGTGAATCAACCGTGTATATGCCTTGCGTTGTGCAGGCTAGTTAGACATGCAAGAGATACAATTCTTGCAGTAATAGTTGAAGAGAGACTATATCCAAAAAGCCTCTGGTTGATATAAACTGGTACCGGTAAAACTTTCCCAAAGCTTAGGAGTCCACAGGGGTAAAAAACAGAACAGAAGGCCTTATTAAGGCCATGTGTGCAAGCTAGTTAGACGTGCAAGAGTATGCTAGTAGTACAGTAAATCGCTCAATTTTGGATGGAGttgtttctcttcttcttttttctcctgaagatgcatcatctaaggaaaaaaaatgtactgaGCAGAACACTGAGCTTGTTAGGAAAAAAACAGTTCAGTAGTATAAATGGTACGAATGTTCAGTACAATTGTGTCCCGTTAACATACATCGATTTTGCCAAAAGAACAAAGGGAACTTTGTATAGTATGAGTGTATTTGTATAGGGTCGGAAGTCTTGCCATCCGAATGTTTGCCCCAAAAATGttggggtaaaaaaaaaaagaagagaaaataggataacctgaaacggagctaTGAATATTTCGTTTCCTTCTATAGTTTACAACTATTTATTTTACTCATCATGCTACATAAATTGTGTGATTCATGGCAAAAAGAATTTCTTCTATACCTACCTGCAGAATCAAATGGAAGAGTTTATCAGAGCTATTGAGAATGAACGTCTTACAAAGCTGTTGATTGTAATACCAACAAACAGGAATAGAAATTgtttgcaacaaaaaataggTAGTTTTGGGTTGCTGTAAGCCTAGGCTCTCAAATAGTTTTCTTTGGTGCTAAGGGCTTCTATTCCATGCCCATGAGAGTACCTGTTGTTTTACAACCATGAACTGGCTTACTAGTAGTGATAGATAGTACCAATCTTAGTAGTAGTCATATAACTAAGATGAACTCTGATTCCAACTATGTTACACCCAACTGATTATGCACTCCTTGCCTTCAAAGTCACAAGCATCTGCTCTAACATCCATCTCTACTCTAAGCAAAAGAGAAGCTACTGACAATAGTACATAACACCAAATCATCAACTGTCTCTGTCAGTCTCACTGATGGCAGCTGCAGGTTGCCGCAACCAGGTCTATAAAATCACCTCCTACCATCATAGTCTAAACTTTCTAATAGGTGACCCCTCACCCACCCAACCCATGTTTTGAATTTCAATCTGAGGTAACTAACGCTAACAGTAATACAGAAACTGATCGTAAGCAGTTCCTTGCGAATGCAGTTTCACTGACAGATAGCTTACAGTTGCAACAAAGTGACATTTTCATCCAACAAACACTGAAATGACACAGCAACATATTTGTCCATGAGAAAAGTGTGTGAGATTCACCTCAAACAGAAGGCTAAATAGGCAACAATGGTTTTCTCTCATCGGTTGCAGTAAGATGGCTTGCCTGAAAACATAGTCAGCACAAGAGATAAGTCCATGAGAAATAAAGTTGTCATTCTTGGTTTTATTCAACAAAACAATGAGTCACTTACATCATCAGCAGCGCCAGCAGTCATATTTACAAAAGAAGAGTCGGATGACCTGCCACACAAAATTGTTTTATGAGATTAGATGTTCTGAAATATTTCATAAAATCATGACACTTTCACTTCAAATGTCATTAATATGAAGTATAAATGCAAGGGACAAGCGATGTTTACCTATGATTCTGTGCATCTTCCGGTTCTAATGCTCCAGCTGGTTTGTCATCTTTGACCTTTGCCAGTGGGGAGAAAAACTGAACAAGAACAGCACTTAGCCACTTACATATGTTCAACTAAGACACAATAAGTAGTAGGCTAAAGAATAGACAATAAAAAATCACCTGGTGCATCGAAATAAACACTATTGAGATGCCTAGGAGAAAGTTAACTGTCAAGGTATGTCCCAAAAATGCAGCAGATGCTAGACCGGTAAATATTGTGGCCACGGTCGATGAATACTTCTTCAAAATTGTGTCTGCATTACGATTTTAGTCAATTGTTACTAAAGCATGGGAAATCATAACATCATGTAACTGAAACACAGAAACAAAGAATTGGAAACTCAAGATTGTATAAGAGAGTAAATCAGGTATACCATCCTTTACCTGCATACTTAAAGAAGAATGAAGAGAGAATGCCTTGTGCAGCATTGTTACAAATGAGAAACATTGTGGCCCTTGAATGACCTCGAAGGATGTCAAAACTCTCTGGCCCTGCAAACAATGGGGCAAAGTTATATCATAGACATATAGCCAATAGtccaaaacaaaacataagACACGGTACGACACTAATGGAAGGTAGTAAGATTTGGCCAACTCGACAGTTTGTAAGACACAGAGTATTAAACACGAAATACAAAGTAATGCCCGTCTGGCTGCTTGGAAGAGGTGATGCATGCATAGGCTATATGGGTTCCCCTCTTGAACGGTACTTTAAATATAATAACAAAACATGCTACAGTGCATGATTTTCAGTTTCTGACTGGTAGCGCTATAAAAATTTGCAGGATGAAAAGACGCACTGATTTCAAAGTACATATTCAACCATATACCAAGCTCTAAACAGACATCCAATTTCCTTTGCTTTGCAACACAAAAGACACAAGAGTCCTCGGGTACCACATCTGTTGTTTGCAACACCTGAAATACTAATGAGAATATTGCATGCATGCCATTTTCCATCAGGCCTAAGTCACCCCACATGTTGACTTTCAAATACTGAAATACATTATAATGCATAACAGCATATTCATCACCTTAGAATCTAAGTTGCTTACCTTGAAATATGACAGTCCCCAGGATGCCAAGGAAGTTGAAAATTGCACCATAACCATATAGAAACAAATTCTGCATGTTGTGCCAAGAGTTAGTGTGAATGAAGGGAGAGAGaagtcaaggaaaaaaaatgtgaacaGGTAAGCATCAAAAACCAAGGGACTAGATCTTATCAGTTTATTGTTTTCAGTATTTTATGCGTGTGTTATAAGTAATTTGAAAGAGTTGTAAGGCAAACTTTTTTAGTGCAAATCACCTGAAGATAGATGCTTGTGTCGAACTGGCTTTTCAAAGCATACTCATTGTAGACTGAGGCAAGTGATGGGACAGTAACCTACAATCTCAAATGAACATAAATATGAACATCTCGATTCAAAATTTGTTCAGGTGGCTGAAAAAATAGTGAAAACTACAAAGATCAAGATACCATGTAGGTGAGtaaaacttacaaatataagtgtatatatgtatgcaataGTGGTGACTGCAAGACCAAAAGATTTGGTTCCATCAGGTATGGAGCTTAGTTGATTGACACTGATTCCAATAAGCAACAGAGCAAGGGCTTCCCACTGATAGccataaaaaaagaacagggTCATAGATCAGCATTGTTGGAAACATTTGAAGAACATATAATTGCTCTACATTTTCCCTAGGATTTGATTCAGTTTAAGTTGTTGTACCATTCTAGACTTCAAGtccatttttaattaatttggcaCTGCATCTAAAAGTGTCAACTACTCAACCATCATTGCTAGTTACGATTCTGCATTGGTACTAACAGAGTTtgtgaaaaattcaaaaatatagTCAGCAAAAGGCAAGGCAAAAACCTTGAGAAAAGAGGCGAATGGTGCCTATTGATTTCTAAAATCCTAGCAGTAGTAAAACATGGAAACTGCATGCACTATATTCACAATAACAAACCAATAGCCTAATAGGAAAAAACATCTAAATGAGAGAAATTCTTAGCTGAATTATAGAGACTGCATGCACTGTGCAGTTTAACATGTAATGGctaattgtgttttttttttccacaaggAAGATTCAGGAATAAAAGGACCACAATACTAATCTCAGTCTCACCTGAATTATAGAGAATTTCCTTCTCATTATGAATTTTAGGAGGATAGCTATGACGAGTACCTTGATCAGGAATAAAAGAATATGATATTAGTAAATCTTGCTTCTTGCCAAACATAGGGAAAATACACACTCGCATCTTGCAAAACCACATGAATAAAGCATGGGAAAAATGGCGAAAGAGGGTACCTTCAGGTTGCTTAGCATCTTCACAGTTGCAGGGCTGAAGTATAACTGCATGTGCAGTACAGCAGATTAAATTAAAACCAAGACCAAAAGCTATATCAGATTGGAAGACTCCAAATCCGAACTCtagaaaaaaatcttaaaacatCATTGGTCTCTCATTAGATAGATTCCTACTGCAATGGCTTGGAAACATTGATAAGtattaaaattcatattaactAACTCAAATGATTGGACAAGTTGCAATGACAATTAAACAGTTCAAGAGGCCTTGAGAAACACTTAAGGCCATCTCTTTTGCATTCATATTAACTAAAAGTTTCTAAATAGTTTACTAGTAGCTGAATAATTATATCTTTTTGAACATTAGCTTATCATCATATGCTATAAACTCCTTTTCAGCATTATTTCACAGCATTGTATTTCCCTTGAAACACATGTATTTAACATAAGCATAAAATACTGATACACTGCAGGAAAACAAGATTTCATAAAGTTCAATGAACATTTACCTGCATGATGAACTTTAGGTAGTTGTTGATGGCATATAGGAGAGCAGGAACAGCTAAGAGTGCATTATTACGTGCTGCCTAAAAGAGAAGGATTCAAgaatcaaatgataagttgCCATAACTAGAAAGCTGGAATTAGAGCAATTTGATGCATAaagttataaataaataaaggaaAGCTGAAGGCAAGTCATTAAGGAATAAAAACTACAAATGAGCTTCTTCTAAGGAATTAAAAACAAATAGACAAAAACAATTTGTGGTTAACACTATAAACATAAGTCATATATCTAATCTGTGTGCATGTTGAGCACAGTCAACAAAGAGTGCATGCTGTGCTAGCATTGACAAGATAAATCACCTGTACAAAGGTTGAAAGTGACAGAAGTGGCTTCTCCCCAACCTTTTGTTTTCTAGACTGTCAAACACAAATAACAACATTAGGGCAAAATACTAAAACAACAAGACTACAAGAGCCAGGAAGGCTGCCAATAGTAAATCCATGACTACACTGTTGGTCTACTGAAAATGGTGAATTATGTGTGCAAAACAAATGCTTTGATTAGCCATTCCAGAAATTATGTGTGCAAAACATTGATATTACATAGAAGGATCATGCATGCTAACAAGACATggaacattttaaaaaaaaacacttgtaGAAAGCACGGATCAGCTAGAACTAACCTGGATTATTAGCATTACAATAGCAAATATAACTTTTGTAACCTCTGTCAAAAAGTTGACACTGATAGGACTGAACTGAAACTTCCCATCAACCTTGGACATAAATACTAGAATAGGCTGCATATACAAAGTAAAAAATTAGCATGGTTTGAAAAGGTTGGCAATCAGATATGTCCAACAATTTGGCAGCATATTGGCATTGAAGTCAAACACTTTCAAGTAGAGTGGAGTACCTGGAGGCCAACCAAAATGCAGTCCCCTGACACAAGAAGGAAGTTAAGCGCGCGGTACTTGGACGATATCTTGCTGCGGTGCTTGTCATATGCCCTCGACACACTCCTGGGGCTCGGAGCCACCACCTTGGAGTGGCATACACTGCATTCCATCACTCCGTTCCTCTGCATCTCCTCTAACTAAGCAGGACCGGAGGCCCCAAAAGCACAGCAGCAAGATATATGTATCACTCTATAGCCGTGGCCTCTGATCCCTTTGCATGCCTGCAGCAAAAAAATACATTTGTGAACTAAGCAAACTAATCGATGAAAACTGAACACATTTCTCTTTAAATTCACATAATCTCGCAAATTCATGTGTAGCACCGCTACCCAGCCCATCTCACCAAAACACATCATAGCCGACAGCATCAACCGAAGTAAACTACAAATACCAGCACTAAACTTCAAATCACCCAATCAGCTAGATAATCCATATCAGATCACTAGAAGCTAACTTCGCCAATAAACATCCAAAATAAATCACGACCAAATGCAGCAAGCGCGTGCTTCTATATACTAGATCACACAATCAACACCACACACaacaacaaccaaaaaaaaaaaaagtagcacaaTCACAGGTGAGCTTGAACGACGGAGAGATCCGAGAGGACCTCGTATCAGCGACCGTACCACGGGGGAGGGTGGGGGGGCCGGGCGGCGGGATCTAACGCCGCCTGGGCGCTCGGCGCCGGCACACGCGCGGGGCGAATCTGGTGGCCCCTGTCCGGATCGGCGCGGTCGAGGCTCCCGCTCCGCACCCCCCCCGCCCGGCGCCGCACGGGGAgatcgggcggtggcggcggggttctcctccccctcctccttggCTCGCTTCCCAGATTTCGTCAAGTTCCGGCGGGAGGAAggtggaagagggagaggagcagGAGGACGGCGAAGGCGGGGGCGTGCGCTTCGCGTGTATTTTATTCacgtttctttctttctcttttttttttttgtttgagatgTTCGTGATTTCTCTTGTTCACGTTTGTATTTGTAGTAACTTTTTTTCCTTGCAGCTGTCTGTGATGAAAAATTGGTAAGTTTGGTCATTTTACGCCAGAATTTTTTTATCTGTAAAATGAATAATGCCATGCTATAACTGCACCATCACACTATAATGTGTTTCCATGTGCAAGCTATGGAGTAATACTCTCCCCTAAAAAAGATATAAAATGGAGTAATACTTTACTAACTTCCATTCTCAAAAATAGCACATTCAAGTTATGTATACATGTATCTGTTTATGTATCTGGACCTACATAATGTCTAGGTAAAATTCTTATATATATTTGCGGACAGGTGCATTATCTATTTACTCAAGTGAATAATTATCATTGTTTCAATATAAAATCACCATATGTGTTGCTATTTCATTATTGAAAGAGAAGTCATCATAGGTGTTGTTACTTATCCATGTTACTGTAAATGTTCTGAACTATATTTGCGATTGATTACATAAACGGTGGATACGCAAATTATATTCAAACGAATCCTACAAAATATGTGCGAGGGAGAGAGGCCCAAAACAGATCTCACTCATATTCGAAGTTCGCTCCATATGAATTGGGAGGTGGCGACTAGTCTGAAGGAATAGTCTCTCACTCTGTTGACCATTTCCTTTGCGATTCGTGCTACAGTGATAATAGTAACTTGTTGTGTGTCATTTACTCGCTTCCTATTGGAGCACGTTGCCAGCGTGTATATTCAAATCTTTCCATTCGACGCATGTTAGGTCCAGGTCCAAACACACTGGCAAATTCTCAGGCGAATATTCTAATTGATTCCCGTCTCTTTCGCAAGGAAGAGCAGCTGACACGATCACACCAGCTAGCCATCGTTACAGTGGCATTTTGAGTTTATTCTTTTTCTCTATGAGAGCTCGTTGAATTGAGCCTTTAGCGTTGCTTTTGATAGAGAGTGGTCATGAGCAATTTGCTTGGACCACTGTCCACCAAAATTTTCATTAGTGAAAGTAGATGCAAAATCCTATCTACAAAAGGTAATAATCACTGCTATGTAGTGTAATACTTACTGAATTTGTTGTAAGAGCCATGTTCTTCTACTCATATTTGTGTCGTCCTTGTATGAAAATggtgcgatttttttttcggggaaaaGCACTCAATTACTCAGACATGGGGTCATCACTGACAACCCATGATAAAAAATTACAACTGTTCCCTGGCTACAGGCTTGACAAATACTTACACCGAGCTTTATTCGCTAACCTACGACTAGCTCGGTTTTGGCTCCGATGAGCTTTATACAGGAGTATCTCCCCTATCACCGCTGAATTAATTCTTGATTTCCCTGAGAATAAACGCCATCTCCGACAACTCCCTCTTCTTTCACTGAATCATTTGCATCGCTACCTGACAGTCAGTTTCAACCACAATCGGCCTGAGAGACCATTGAAGAGGAAGAGCCAGTCCTTCCTTGAGAGCAAGGATCTCCGACTCTAGTGTATGACATGTGTCCGGAATTCAGTTATGGTTACTAATATGTGTCCGTACTTTG is part of the Oryza glaberrima chromosome 4, OglaRS2, whole genome shotgun sequence genome and encodes:
- the LOC127770690 gene encoding PTI1-like tyrosine-protein kinase 3, whose translation is MPAMGLWESVRSLFGEGGNGCLPRIGKKESEDLYSYPVDHEKRKGADRAAAEEVVTVEVPEVPVRELNEITNSFSNENLIGQGSYAKVYRVLMRGARPAVVKKLEKPSKHASNVVFLKQLSVASRLKHENFVRLLGYTISGDLRVLVYEYAAMGTLHDVLHGPRDGQGWGGEAKAVVSWEQRVRIALDAARGLEYLHEKVQPAVTHKDVRSTNVLLFEGFRAKIADYNMFSQAADMARLNRSTHTLGSFGYQAPEYAMTGQMNDKSDVYSFGIVLLELLTGRKPLDRTLPQGQRSLVNWATPILTEDRVQDCIDPNLGDKYPPTGALKLGRIAVQCLQYDPTFRPSMGTVARVINYAVVRDQQGVV
- the LOC127770689 gene encoding CMP-sialic acid transporter 4 — its product is MQRNGVMECSVCHSKVVAPSPRSVSRAYDKHRSKISSKYRALNFLLVSGDCILVGLQPILVFMSKVDGKFQFSPISVNFLTEVTKVIFAIVMLIIQSRKQKVGEKPLLSLSTFVQAARNNALLAVPALLYAINNYLKFIMQLYFSPATVKMLSNLKVLVIAILLKFIMRRKFSIIQWEALALLLIGISVNQLSSIPDGTKSFGLAVTTIAYIYTLIFVTVPSLASVYNEYALKSQFDTSIYLQNLFLYGYGAIFNFLGILGTVIFQGPESFDILRGHSRATMFLICNNAAQGILSSFFFKYADTILKKYSSTVATIFTGLASAAFLGHTLTVNFLLGISIVFISMHQFFSPLAKVKDDKPAGALEPEDAQNHRSSDSSFVNMTAGAADDASHLTATDERKPLLPI